The Acetobacter oryzifermentans genomic interval AGAATATTACGGCTGCCTGCGCCACTCACACGCAAAACTGCAATTGCCGCACGCTCTATTCCTGTTGAAAGCGCAAAGATTGTATCTTCAGCCTGATACCCCAACGCGGCCATCCTTCCCGTTATCGTATGCCTGTTTCTTCTTGCTGCTTCTAATGCAGTTTTTCATGCAAACGTAGGGTTAAAAAATGATAGCCTCCCTCTTGCCCTCGTGATGAACACACTCCGCTCACACAACACCACAAGATTTTAAACAAAAGTAAGGTTATCTTTTTATGCCCCAACTCTCGCTGCACTCTCCTTTAGGCCCGATCACTTTGTCTGAGGAAGAAGGAAAAATTATCTCTTTGGATTGGGGATGGGGGCGAGATCAAACCGAAACCCCTCTGCTCTGCCAAGCGCGTGAATGGTTGGATAATTGGTTTGATGATCCTCAGGCAGTAGGTGCTTTTCCATTCCCGCTAGATCCGTATGGAACAGCTTATCAGAAAAAAATTTGGGCAGCATTGCAGGAAATTCCTGTAGGCGAGACAACCACATATGGAGAACTCGCCAAAAAAATCGGCGGTAGCCCTCAGTCAGTTGGTCAAGCTGTCGGGAGAAACCCCATTCCTATTCTTATTCCCTGCCACCGCGTTGTGGGGGCTTCTAGCTTAGGAGGATATTCTGGAGATGGTGGTGTGGATGATAAAGCATGGCTTCTCCGCTTAGAAGGAGCCAAATTTCCATACCACACCTAAACTGTTCTGATACGGATTCTAGCCTTACAGAATAAGCTTCTGTTTCCTATTTTCTGTCACAGCTTTCTGTGCGGGTATTAAAAAATTTTCCGGCACTACATCTAACAACAGACGATGAATCCGTATCATTTCCATAACTTGTGGGGGGTGGATAAGAAGGCACACTCTCCCCCTGCTGCGCACCATTATAATAATAGGATGGCGGGGCATAAATGCTCTGCTGTGGCACCGAATTATACTCGGATGCCGCAGCACTTCCTATCGCTAGACCAAGCACAGAACCGAACATAAACGGAGCCCCCCAGCCCCAACCACCACCCCAATAAGGGTATCCCCACGGGCCGCCATAGCCCCAACCATAATACGGATACCCCCAGCCCCACGGGCCACCTCCCCAACCACCGTACCAACCGCCGCCCCACGGGCGCCCTCCCCAGCCGCCGCCACGCCACGGGCCGCCACCCCAACCACCGGGGCCACCCGGACCTCCACGTGGGCCACCGAATCCACCACGAGGAAAACCTCCTCCGGGGCCACCAAAGCCACCATGACCAAAACCGCCACCACCAGGACCGCCGAAGCCACCGTGGCCAAATCCACCACCACCGGGACCGCCAAATCCACCGTGGCCAAATCCGCCCCCTCCACCAAAGCCACCCCCGCCTGGCCCGGGATGAGCATGTGCTGAAAATACAGGAACGCTAAGCCCACATACCAAAAGGGCTGCCAACCCTGTTTTTTTGGATATTGCAGTCCACATAACACCGGTGCCCTTTGCACTTAACTTCGGATACTGCTGCACGACATAATGCCGTAATGTGTCTTTCTTCTAACTATTACATGGGCATTAAAAGACAATTTGCCACTGCTTTTTCTCCTGATCTGCTAGGATAAAAGCTCAGATTCATGTTGTGTTTTTTGCATTCCTGATATACATTTTAATCATTGGAGGAAGCGGAAAAGAATTATCTTCTGCTTTGCCCCCTAACACCCCAAATTAGGAGGCCGGACTCATGGCATGGAAAAAAGCAACTTTTGTTTCTTTATGGCTAGCTGCCCTTAGCCTGGCCATCTGCTCCACTTTTATTTTTATTGCATGCGGGCTTAAGTTTTCTATTTTTCATTCTGGTCTCACTGTAAACCAGTCTGATTTTGTAGATAACACGCCTTTTTCTGTATATTTGTGGCAGATGTTGCCAGAAACAACACGTTGGAATGATTACGTGTTTTCTGGCCCAGGTTTGATTGGTCTGGCAGCTTTCTTGGCGAGCATTGGCTTAGGTTCTTATGCTGCCATTAAGTTGGAAGAAATCAACCACGCGGCACTTGTGGCTAAAAAGACAGAAATGCACCGTTGGGATTCTTTGCTTATTGGCTCTTCCTTGGAAGACACATTGCAGAATTTTCAACATTCAAATGCATCAGATGTGCAACCTTACGCCGTTAAAAGTGCCTGATAACAGAATATAAATGTATGAAAATGCTTCTGCTTGGAATCTATTCCGGGCAGAAGTTTTTTTTATGCAATATGCATTGCATAACGCATCATAACAATTTTAAGGAAAAACTTGGTCGGAGTGAGAAGATTCGAACTTCCGGCCCCTGCGTCCCGAACACAGTGCTCTACCAGGCTGAGCTACACTCCGATTACACGCTGCCTATACAGCGCTCTGGCCTGAGAAGCAAGAGTAGAAATGAGCCTTCCTACCCTTGCTCCATTTTATTTTACATCACATCCATACCCAACGCTTCTGTATGCTCTGTAACGCGGGAGCATTCCAGAGCCGCGGCAGCATTCGGCACAACGCTCAACAAAGATCTCGCATCTACTGAGGCAAATCCTTGTTTCACCGCCTCATCAAGCATGGCTACAACCTTATCGCCCCATCCATCTACGTTAATAAGCACGATGGGCTTATCGTGGCGTTTAAGCTGTCTCCATGTCAGAATTTCCAGAAGCTCTTCAAATGTTCCAAAACCACCAGGCAAAATCCAAAAAGCATCGGCACGTGAAAACATGATCTGCTTACGGGTATGCATGGAATCTGTAACGATCAGTTCAGAAACGTCTTCATTCATTTTTTCACGGGTTTTTAAAAATTCAGGGATAACACCCGTAACACTGCCACCTGCTTGAATAACAGCATGGGCCACAACCCCCATCAGCCCATTTGCACCGCCCCCATATACCAGCCGGATTCCGGCCTTGGCCAATTCTTTGCCCGTTTCCTGCGCTGCCTGCTGATACACAGGCTTTGCCCCCA includes:
- a CDS encoding methylated-DNA--[protein]-cysteine S-methyltransferase; its protein translation is MPQLSLHSPLGPITLSEEEGKIISLDWGWGRDQTETPLLCQAREWLDNWFDDPQAVGAFPFPLDPYGTAYQKKIWAALQEIPVGETTTYGELAKKIGGSPQSVGQAVGRNPIPILIPCHRVVGASSLGGYSGDGGVDDKAWLLRLEGAKFPYHT
- a CDS encoding LOG family protein; the encoded protein is MTIDVRAVAVFCGSRMGAKPVYQQAAQETGKELAKAGIRLVYGGGANGLMGVVAHAVIQAGGSVTGVIPEFLKTREKMNEDVSELIVTDSMHTRKQIMFSRADAFWILPGGFGTFEELLEILTWRQLKRHDKPIVLINVDGWGDKVVAMLDEAVKQGFASVDARSLLSVVPNAAAALECSRVTEHTEALGMDVM